One genomic segment of Pseudomonas fortuita includes these proteins:
- a CDS encoding LysR substrate-binding domain-containing protein, translating into MNLFQLRAFDAVAREGSFTRAAERLFISQPAVTGHVKALEEHYQITLLRRTARRVELTEEGTRLAAITRAMFGLAEEAQAMLEANRQLLTGRLEVAADGPHRVMPMLAQLRQRYPGITVNLRLGNAQETLAALLSEHADVAVLTEIEPRKGLYLQNLCESRLCALLPAGHAWAGGEGDLALTGLHQQIMVLREPSSTTRRTFDKACATAGVQPRVQLELDSREAVTEAVASQLGIGVVSSTEVANDPRVVARPLGGQGLVNQHMVGCLERRRELRLIQAFLGLAASL; encoded by the coding sequence ATGAACCTGTTTCAGCTACGTGCGTTCGATGCAGTGGCCCGTGAGGGCAGCTTTACGCGAGCCGCCGAGCGCCTGTTCATCAGCCAGCCGGCAGTGACCGGGCACGTCAAGGCGCTGGAGGAGCACTACCAGATCACCTTGCTGAGGCGCACCGCGCGGCGCGTTGAGTTGACCGAAGAGGGTACGCGACTGGCGGCCATCACCCGGGCCATGTTCGGCTTGGCGGAAGAGGCGCAGGCCATGCTGGAAGCCAACCGGCAGTTGCTGACCGGGCGCCTGGAGGTGGCCGCCGATGGCCCGCACCGGGTCATGCCCATGCTGGCGCAGTTACGTCAGCGCTACCCCGGTATCACGGTCAATTTGCGGCTGGGTAACGCTCAAGAGACGCTGGCGGCCCTGTTGTCCGAGCATGCCGACGTGGCGGTACTGACTGAGATCGAGCCACGCAAGGGCCTGTATCTTCAGAACCTGTGCGAATCCCGTTTGTGCGCGCTGTTGCCGGCAGGGCACGCCTGGGCGGGCGGCGAAGGTGACCTGGCCCTGACCGGGCTGCACCAGCAGATCATGGTGCTGCGCGAACCCAGCTCCACTACCCGGCGCACCTTCGACAAGGCCTGCGCTACAGCCGGCGTGCAGCCGAGGGTGCAGCTGGAGCTGGACAGCCGTGAGGCGGTCACCGAGGCAGTGGCATCGCAGCTGGGCATCGGGGTGGTGTCGTCTACGGAAGTGGCGAACGACCCCCGGGTGGTGGCGCGACCGCTAGGCGGGCAGGGTCTGGTCAACCAGCACATGGTTGGCTGCCTGGAGCGGCGCCGTGAGTTACGCTTGATCCAGGCATTCCTGGGCCTGGCGGCCAGCCTTTGA
- a CDS encoding AraC family transcriptional regulator encodes MSEKDTISMQLVREALLQTCPAGEPDAALLARAGIDAGQLQAPDARVSAEAYARLWRLLARRCNDEFFAMDPRGLRSGSLAFLCRASMAQPTLGEGLETALAFLSLMLEDLQPSLVRQQGLAEIVINEPRDLPRRPFTYFTFWMIVHGVACWLAGRRIAILAIELRCAEPPYCDDYRVMFSQNLQFERPRTRMIISADCLDVPLRRSPEDLQRFLAEAPGNILVKYRDPASLARRIRADLLQLDPSRWPDADALARHLCLSPSTLRRRLAEEGQSYQVLKDSVRRELAIAWLSREEVAMGEIVERLGFADSSSFYKAFRKWFGCNPGHYRALIQARGAVGCIEAPAATGGG; translated from the coding sequence ATGAGCGAGAAAGACACCATTTCCATGCAACTGGTGCGTGAGGCCTTGTTGCAGACCTGCCCGGCGGGTGAGCCGGATGCCGCGTTGCTGGCCCGTGCCGGTATCGACGCCGGGCAGTTGCAGGCCCCGGATGCACGGGTCAGCGCCGAGGCCTATGCCCGGCTCTGGCGGTTGCTGGCACGGCGTTGCAACGACGAGTTCTTTGCCATGGACCCGCGTGGCCTGCGCAGCGGCAGCCTGGCGTTTCTGTGCCGGGCGAGCATGGCCCAGCCAACCTTGGGCGAGGGCCTGGAAACCGCGCTGGCGTTTCTTTCGCTGATGCTCGAGGACCTGCAGCCGAGCCTGGTGCGTCAGCAGGGCCTGGCCGAGATTGTCATCAATGAGCCGCGTGACCTGCCACGGCGCCCGTTCACCTACTTCACCTTCTGGATGATCGTGCATGGCGTGGCCTGCTGGCTGGCCGGGCGACGCATCGCCATCCTGGCCATTGAGCTGCGCTGTGCCGAGCCGCCGTACTGTGACGATTACCGGGTGATGTTTTCGCAGAACCTGCAGTTCGAGCGGCCGCGCACCCGCATGATCATCAGTGCCGATTGCCTTGACGTGCCACTGCGTCGTAGCCCCGAGGACCTGCAGCGTTTTCTGGCCGAGGCGCCCGGCAACATCCTGGTCAAGTACCGTGATCCGGCCAGCCTCGCGCGGCGTATCCGCGCCGACTTGCTGCAACTGGACCCGTCCCGTTGGCCGGATGCCGACGCCCTGGCACGACATTTGTGCCTGTCTCCGTCAACCTTGCGTCGTCGGTTGGCGGAGGAAGGGCAGAGCTACCAGGTACTCAAGGACAGTGTCCGGCGCGAACTTGCCATTGCCTGGTTGAGCCGGGAAGAGGTGGCCATGGGTGAGATTGTCGAGCGTCTGGGGTTTGCCGACAGCAGTTCGTTCTACAAGGCATTTCGCAAGTGGTTCGGCTGCAACCCTGGGCATTACCGTGCGCTGATCCAGGCCCGGGGAGCGGTAGGCTGTATTGAGGCTCCCGCTGCCACTGGCGGTGGGTGA